The following are from one region of the Raphanus sativus cultivar WK10039 unplaced genomic scaffold, ASM80110v3 Scaffold1375, whole genome shotgun sequence genome:
- the LOC108821242 gene encoding COP9 signalosome complex subunit 8: protein MDLSPVTEALAVKSFDKIADICDSLMLQVAAEGISFQEDWPYAIHLLGHFFVDDCDSARFLWKTIPTSVKESKPEVAAAWRIGQKLWTHDYAGVYEAIRGFDWSQEAKDMVAAFSDVYTKRMFQLLLSAYSTITIPDLALFLGMTQDDATTYVVEKGWTVDAASQMVTVKKQAIKREQKVDSSKLQRLTEYVFHLEH from the exons ATGGATCTATCTCCTGTTACGGAAGCTTTAGCCGTCAAGTCCTTTGATAAAATCGCTGACATCTGCGATAGTCTCATGCTCCAG gtTGCTGCGGAAGGAATCTCATTCCAGGAAGACTGGCCTTACGCAATCCATCTCCTCGGTCACTTCTTCGTTGACGATTG TGATAGTGCACGTTTTCTATGGAAAACAATACCTACGAGTGTGAAGGAGAGCAAGCCTGAAGTTGCTGCTGCTTGGAGGATTGGTCAGAAGCTCTGGACACATGACTACGCTGGTGTCTATGAAGCTATTCGTGGTTTTGATTGGAGTCAAGAAGCTAAAGACATGGTTGCTGCCTTCTCAG ATGTTTACACAAAAAGGATGTTTCAGCTTTTGTTGTCTGCCTACTCCACAATTACCATCCCTGATTTGGCTCTTTTCCTAGGCATGACACAAGATGATGCCACTACTT ATGTTGTGGAGAAAGGATGGACAGTGGATGCAGCATCTCAAATGGTGACTGTGAAGAAGCAAGCGATTAAAAGAGAGCAAAAGGTGGATTCATCGAAGCTACAACGCTTGACAGAGTATGTGTTCCACCTTGAACACTAA